In Spiroplasma clarkii, the DNA window GATTTCACACTTTTAAATTCATTAAATATAGCAAGAACAATCATATTTAGTAAAACTATTGAAGCTATTAATAATCAAAAAGGTGATGTAAATATTGAAATGGCAAAACAGATTTCAAATTACTTAAGACACAGTTCAAATGCCATCAGTTCACCAATGATGGCACTAAACTTCGAAGAACTAGTTGACAGGATGAAAAAGTACATTAAAAAATAATATAATTGCTTTTTAATACAAACCCCCAAGTGAATCTTGGGGGTTTTTAGTTATTTTGTCAAATTCTAATTTATAACTATGTTAGTAATTACATGAAGGATTTTAAATGAATTTATTTGGTAATCTAGGATTATTTTTTTGTTTTGAATATTTTCCATTATAATTGCTTATAGGGGTGAATTTTAATGAATTTAGAAGAAATAATAAAAACAAATGAAACTAAGTTAACTGACTTAGAAAGAAAAATTTCAGATTATATCTTAGAAAACAAAGAGGAAGTCTTTAAAACTACCATATCAAAAATTTCGCAAAACTTAAATGTCAGCACAAGCATGATTGACAAAACCTTAAACAAACTTGGTATAACAGGCTTTAAGCAACTAAAGTTTTTTTTACAAAAAGATCTTTTAACAAATGAGCTGTATCAAAATGATCAACAAACAAATACTCATCAAGCCATTGAAGAGTTAATCTACACCAAGTCACTTAGAGAGACGTTTGCTTCAATCAATAAAAAAGATATTGGAGAAATGGTTAATTCTATTTCATTATATCGTCAGGTGATAATTTTTGGAGAAGGGTTCATGGGGATTGTTGGTAGTGATTTTGAAAAGAAATTTAAAAAGATTCAAAAAAATGTAATATGTGTAAAGTACTTTGAAGAACTTAAATATATCAATAGAAGTAGGGAAAGTTTGTTTATTTTACTTTCAGTTTCTGGACAAACTGAAACATTAAAAAGAGTCATAGATTTTGCTACACAAAATTTTAAGTCTAAAAAAATTGTGGCAATTACAGCTACCAAAACTTTTAGTTGAAAAGAACAAGTGGATATGCATTTATACGGAAATTATATTTCCTTGATGCCAGCCTATGAAAAAGAGGTACCTTGTACATCAAGATTCGTAGTGCAATATATACTAGATTTAATTTTTATTGAGTATTTTTTAGAAACCAAAACATAAATCTAGACTATATCCAAAAGGGATCAAAAATTTATTAGTTTGTGAAATTTTTCACATATAGTTTGAAAAAGATAAAAATATATCAGACCAAGTGCACCAGTATTGGAGTTAAATATCATATTCTAATTGTGGAGGTACAGAAATGATTAAATTTAAAGATAGTTTTGTTTTTGGAGGCTCAATGTCTTCAATTCAAAATGATGGTCAAGGACCATTTGAAGCATATCGTTCAAACTATGATCTAGTTTGAGAAAAGAAATCTGACTTGTTTTTTAACAAAATTGGTCATCATAAAACTTGTGATTTTATGAATACATACAAAGAAGATTTAGTTTTATTAAAAGCCTGTGGAATTGATGCAATTAGGCATAGCTTTGCATTATCAAAGTTATTCCCAACTGCTGATGTAAAGCCAAATCCGATTTTGGTTAAATACTATCATGAACTAATTGCAGAAATGAAAAAAAATAACATCAAACCAATGATGACAATAATGCACTTTGATATGCCTGAATGAATGGCTTTAGAAGGTGGATTGGCAAGTGAGGTATTTGTAGACAAATTCTTGAAAATGTCACAATTTATTATTGATGAATATGGGGCTGAATTAGAGTTCATAGCAACTTTTAATGAACCTATCATTCAATGTGGTTCATGTTTTTTAGTACAAGGTGAAGGTGGTTTTTATCCTCATGAATTTAATATGCAAAAATATTTTGATGCAATCAACAATGTTATTATTTCCACTGCAAAAACAATTGCTTATTTAAAAACAACAAATAAAAAAGTAAAAGTTGGAATAGTGGTTGATTTAAGTCCTGCATATCCAAGAAATTCATTAAATCAAAAAGACCTTGAGGCTGTGAAATATTTTACAGCATATCGAGAAGAGTCATTGTTAATTCCATTAGCAAATGGAGAAGTTCCACAATTATATTTTAAAATGATTGATGAACTTGGTTGTTCAAATAACTTAAGTAAAAACCTGGACTTGATTTCAAAAAATAAATCAATGTGGATTGGGATAAATTATTATATTCCAAGTTACATTAAAGAACCAAAACCTAATGCTGATCTAAAAAAATTTGAAAGATATTTTTCAAATTGAGACAAGCCTATTGTCACAATGAATAAATCTAGAGGTTGAATTATCAAACCTGATACCATGTATGAAATTGGTATGATGATGAAAAATAAATACCACAACATTGAATGATTCATAACTGAAAATGGTATTGCCATTGAAGATGAAGCTGTTGATTATACATTTGAAGGTAAAATTATTGATGATTATCGAATTGAATTTTACCAGGAACACTTAAAAGAGCTTCATAAAGCAATAACTGCAGGTTCAAATTGTAGTGGTTATCTGATTTGAACTCCAATTGATAGTTGGTCTTATATGAATGCTTATAAAAATAGATATGGATTAATTCAACTAGATCTTGAAACCTATAAAAAAATTCCTAAAAAATCAGCCACATGATTTAAGGAACTATCTGTAAAGAAAGGATTTTAAAATGGAAGAAAA includes these proteins:
- a CDS encoding MurR/RpiR family transcriptional regulator; its protein translation is MNLEEIIKTNETKLTDLERKISDYILENKEEVFKTTISKISQNLNVSTSMIDKTLNKLGITGFKQLKFFLQKDLLTNELYQNDQQTNTHQAIEELIYTKSLRETFASINKKDIGEMVNSISLYRQVIIFGEGFMGIVGSDFEKKFKKIQKNVICVKYFEELKYINRSRESLFILLSVSGQTETLKRVIDFATQNFKSKKIVAITATKTFSWKEQVDMHLYGNYISLMPAYEKEVPCTSRFVVQYILDLIFIEYFLETKT
- a CDS encoding glycoside hydrolase family 1 protein gives rise to the protein MIKFKDSFVFGGSMSSIQNDGQGPFEAYRSNYDLVWEKKSDLFFNKIGHHKTCDFMNTYKEDLVLLKACGIDAIRHSFALSKLFPTADVKPNPILVKYYHELIAEMKKNNIKPMMTIMHFDMPEWMALEGGLASEVFVDKFLKMSQFIIDEYGAELEFIATFNEPIIQCGSCFLVQGEGGFYPHEFNMQKYFDAINNVIISTAKTIAYLKTTNKKVKVGIVVDLSPAYPRNSLNQKDLEAVKYFTAYREESLLIPLANGEVPQLYFKMIDELGCSNNLSKNLDLISKNKSMWIGINYYIPSYIKEPKPNADLKKFERYFSNWDKPIVTMNKSRGWIIKPDTMYEIGMMMKNKYHNIEWFITENGIAIEDEAVDYTFEGKIIDDYRIEFYQEHLKELHKAITAGSNCSGYLIWTPIDSWSYMNAYKNRYGLIQLDLETYKKIPKKSATWFKELSVKKGF